In one window of Bradyrhizobium diazoefficiens DNA:
- a CDS encoding AAA family ATPase: protein MSRRGNRTINLPAPYLKRVWLDPSHVHDREAYPFCLPIFPDDFELNFDAAITIIVGENGTGKSTILEGIAALAGYDDAGGGKGYMPVDHSEAREKMGGQLSKALRASWLPKITNGWFFRAESFFSVARYLDKAARDAGQVGPDFLSHSHGEGFLRFFEERCQRQGIFIFDEPESALSPARQIEFLKLLRRMEESRICQVIMATHAPLLMAYPSAQLLRLGKYGLEPTTVEQTDHYRVMREFCADPRGFVEATLAD from the coding sequence ATGAGCCGGAGAGGCAATCGCACGATTAATCTGCCTGCGCCGTATCTGAAGCGGGTTTGGCTCGATCCCTCGCACGTTCACGATCGCGAGGCCTATCCTTTTTGTTTGCCCATCTTTCCTGATGATTTCGAGCTCAACTTCGATGCAGCCATCACCATCATCGTGGGAGAGAACGGCACCGGGAAGTCGACGATCCTTGAGGGGATCGCAGCGCTCGCTGGCTACGACGATGCCGGTGGCGGGAAGGGCTACATGCCCGTCGACCACTCCGAAGCGCGGGAAAAGATGGGCGGCCAGCTTTCCAAGGCGTTGCGCGCAAGCTGGTTGCCGAAGATCACCAACGGCTGGTTTTTTCGCGCCGAGAGTTTTTTCTCGGTGGCGAGATATCTCGACAAGGCCGCACGTGATGCCGGTCAGGTCGGCCCTGATTTCTTGTCGCATTCGCATGGTGAGGGCTTCCTGCGCTTCTTCGAAGAGCGCTGCCAGCGCCAGGGCATCTTTATCTTCGACGAACCTGAATCGGCGCTTTCGCCGGCGCGCCAGATCGAATTCTTGAAGCTGCTGCGGCGCATGGAGGAGTCGCGCATCTGCCAAGTCATCATGGCGACCCACGCGCCCCTGCTGATGGCCTATCCCAGCGCGCAGCTGCTTCGGCTCGGGAAGTACGGCCTGGAGCCGACAACGGTGGAGCAGACCGATCATTACCGGGTGATGCGGGAGTTTTGCGCTGACCCGCGCGGGTTCGTGGAGGCGACGTTGGCGGATTAG
- a CDS encoding PCC domain-containing protein: MRTIKQPGTPVAERLQWVEARGRAFSFTLEAGLPLLEAACRGFAAEGFTGGVLNFGQGALGPFGYVMPALSKTGENAAFYSDTYRPAGVTRTRLGSMTIGTRDGALFFHCHGLWIEAGGKTSGGHMLPDETIVAEPFEVEAFGIDGAVFTAEPDPETNFKLFGPVRAASSGARTTSRVFALRLRPNQDFAFCLEAFCRDRGITRAKIHGGVGSTIGARFTHGGVTEPFATELAITAGTIAPGASGALEAALDVALIDYTGGIAEGRLVRGDNPVLMTMELVLEALD, encoded by the coding sequence ATGCGGACTATCAAGCAGCCGGGCACGCCCGTCGCCGAACGTCTCCAATGGGTGGAGGCGAGAGGGCGCGCCTTTTCGTTCACGCTTGAAGCAGGTCTGCCGCTGCTCGAAGCCGCATGCCGCGGTTTTGCGGCGGAGGGATTTACCGGCGGCGTGCTGAATTTCGGCCAGGGCGCGCTCGGACCGTTCGGCTATGTCATGCCGGCGTTGTCGAAGACCGGTGAGAATGCCGCGTTTTACAGCGACACGTATCGGCCGGCGGGCGTGACGCGCACCAGGCTCGGCAGCATGACGATCGGCACGCGCGACGGCGCGCTGTTCTTTCATTGCCACGGGCTGTGGATCGAGGCGGGCGGCAAGACGAGCGGCGGTCACATGCTGCCGGACGAGACCATCGTCGCCGAGCCGTTCGAGGTCGAGGCTTTTGGGATTGATGGCGCGGTGTTCACCGCTGAGCCGGACCCTGAGACCAATTTCAAGCTGTTCGGCCCGGTTCGCGCCGCGAGCAGTGGGGCGCGCACGACCAGTCGTGTCTTCGCGCTGCGGCTGCGGCCCAATCAGGATTTCGCCTTCTGCCTCGAAGCCTTCTGCCGCGATCGCGGCATTACGCGCGCGAAGATCCACGGCGGCGTTGGCTCGACCATCGGCGCGCGCTTCACCCATGGCGGCGTGACCGAGCCGTTCGCCACGGAGCTTGCGATAACCGCCGGGACGATCGCGCCTGGTGCGTCCGGCGCGCTGGAGGCCGCGCTCGACGTCGCCCTGATCGACTACACCGGCGGCATTGCCGAGGGCCGCCTGGTCCGCGGCGATAATCCTGTGCTGATGACGATGGAGCTGGTGCTGGAGGCGCTGGATTGA
- a CDS encoding DUF3597 domain-containing protein: MSIFGKIMGAIFGSHPASAAPAGTPPAGSAPAGAAPGASAPSSASATAPAATVDVAAIVDKAAAAKGEKLEWRTSIVDLMKALDVDSSLAARKDLAKELGYTGDMNDSASMNVWLHKQVMSKLAANGGKLPPEIKH; encoded by the coding sequence ATGAGCATTTTCGGGAAAATCATGGGCGCGATCTTCGGCAGCCATCCGGCTTCCGCCGCGCCCGCCGGCACCCCGCCCGCGGGCAGTGCGCCGGCCGGAGCCGCACCGGGGGCATCGGCGCCATCGTCTGCATCCGCTACTGCGCCTGCGGCAACCGTCGATGTCGCCGCGATCGTCGACAAGGCGGCCGCCGCAAAGGGCGAGAAGCTCGAATGGCGCACCTCGATCGTCGACCTCATGAAGGCGCTCGACGTCGATTCGAGCCTTGCCGCGCGCAAGGATCTCGCCAAGGAGCTCGGCTACACCGGCGACATGAACGACTCGGCGAGCATGAACGTCTGGCTGCACAAGCAGGTGATGTCCAAGCTCGCCGCCAATGGCGGCAAGCTACCGCCGGAAATCAAGCACTGA
- a CDS encoding GNAT family N-acetyltransferase, with protein MSDVINNKAHHRYELEVEGHLATEHYRLDGDVITFEHTDVPKELGGKGVGSKLVQGALEQVRASGLKLIPQCPFVKAWIEKNPDYQDLVKV; from the coding sequence ATGAGCGACGTCATCAACAACAAGGCCCATCATCGCTACGAACTCGAAGTCGAAGGCCATCTCGCAACCGAACATTACAGGCTCGACGGCGACGTCATCACGTTCGAACATACCGATGTCCCGAAAGAACTCGGCGGCAAGGGTGTCGGCTCAAAGCTCGTGCAAGGTGCGCTCGAGCAGGTCCGCGCGAGCGGACTCAAGCTGATCCCGCAATGCCCTTTCGTGAAAGCGTGGATCGAGAAAAACCCGGACTATCAGGACCTGGTAAAGGTCTAA
- a CDS encoding GNAT family N-acetyltransferase: MAASIRDNKDRSRFELDVGDELAFANYRLTPSAVIITHTETPRELRGRGIASELIKGALDLIRRDGNKVIAGCGFVVDYLDKHPEDADLVA; the protein is encoded by the coding sequence ATGGCGGCATCGATACGCGACAACAAGGACAGGAGCCGCTTCGAGCTCGATGTCGGCGACGAGCTTGCGTTCGCCAATTACCGGCTGACGCCGTCGGCTGTCATCATCACCCACACCGAGACGCCGCGCGAGCTGCGCGGCCGCGGCATAGCGTCCGAGCTGATCAAGGGCGCGCTCGACCTGATCCGCCGCGACGGCAACAAGGTGATCGCGGGTTGCGGTTTCGTCGTCGACTATCTCGACAAGCATCCGGAGGATGCCGATCTCGTTGCCTGA
- a CDS encoding DUF1127 domain-containing protein — translation MLLSLIRMIQAFRDYQRNVAELSQLSDRELADIGLDRSDIPRVAAGQYQG, via the coding sequence ATGCTGCTCTCGCTCATCCGCATGATCCAGGCTTTCCGGGACTATCAGCGCAATGTTGCCGAGCTGTCCCAGCTCAGCGATCGCGAACTGGCCGACATCGGCCTTGATCGCTCGGACATCCCGCGCGTTGCCGCCGGTCAGTATCAGGGCTGA
- a CDS encoding acyl-CoA synthetase — MQPLRMSRRVMNLAYMLTQNARRHGSRPGFVWGDKSWTWREIDAQVSALAAALAARGIAKGDRILVHSKNGDEMFFSMFAAFRLGAVWVPTNFRLMPDEVAYLAQASGAKAFLCHVDFPEHAAAVNGGALEFTWSVDGKASFSEKSVADAIASQAGTVVENIAVEHDDPCWFFFTSGTTGRSKAAVLTHGQMGFVVTNHLADLTPGVTEDDASLVVAPLSHGAGVHQLVQTARGVCTVLLPTERFDIDEAFRLIAAHRVCNLFTVPTILKMMVEHPAADEYDHSSLRHVIYAGAPMYREDQKAALKKLGKVIVQYFGLGEVTGNITVLPAALHDPEDGPHAKIGTCGFERTGMQVSIQDDEGRELKANQSGEICVIGPAVLAGYYDNPEANAKAFRNGWFRTGDLGHMDEEGFVYITGRASDMYISGGSNIYPREIEEKILTHPGVGEVAVLGVPDATWGEVGVAVCVARDGEKPVSEAEMAAFLSPKVPRYKMPKRFFFWEALPKSGYGKVPKRMVRDELEARGLLDLDKIKTG, encoded by the coding sequence ATGCAGCCGCTCCGCATGTCCCGCCGCGTCATGAATCTCGCCTATATGCTGACCCAGAATGCGCGGCGGCATGGATCGCGTCCCGGCTTCGTCTGGGGGGACAAATCCTGGACCTGGCGCGAGATCGATGCGCAGGTCTCGGCGCTGGCCGCGGCACTCGCGGCGCGCGGTATCGCCAAGGGCGACCGCATCCTCGTCCATTCCAAGAATGGCGACGAGATGTTCTTTTCGATGTTCGCGGCGTTCCGGCTCGGCGCGGTCTGGGTGCCCACCAATTTCCGTCTGATGCCGGACGAGGTCGCCTATCTCGCGCAGGCCTCCGGTGCGAAGGCATTTCTGTGCCATGTCGATTTTCCCGAGCACGCTGCGGCCGTGAATGGTGGTGCGCTGGAATTCACCTGGAGCGTCGACGGCAAGGCGTCGTTCAGCGAGAAATCGGTTGCGGATGCCATCGCGTCGCAGGCAGGAACCGTGGTCGAGAACATCGCGGTCGAGCATGACGATCCCTGCTGGTTCTTCTTCACCTCCGGCACCACCGGACGCTCCAAGGCTGCGGTGCTGACGCATGGCCAGATGGGCTTTGTCGTCACCAATCATCTCGCCGATCTCACGCCCGGCGTCACCGAAGACGATGCCTCGTTGGTGGTGGCGCCGTTGTCGCACGGCGCCGGGGTGCATCAGCTGGTGCAGACGGCGCGCGGCGTTTGCACGGTGCTGCTGCCGACCGAGAGGTTCGACATCGACGAGGCGTTCCGCCTGATCGCGGCGCATCGGGTCTGCAATCTCTTCACGGTGCCGACGATCTTGAAGATGATGGTCGAGCACCCGGCCGCGGACGAATACGATCATTCCTCGCTGCGTCACGTCATCTATGCCGGCGCGCCGATGTATCGCGAGGACCAGAAGGCCGCGCTGAAGAAGCTCGGCAAGGTCATCGTGCAGTATTTTGGACTGGGCGAAGTCACCGGCAACATCACCGTGCTGCCGGCGGCGTTGCACGATCCCGAGGACGGGCCGCATGCCAAGATCGGCACCTGCGGCTTCGAACGGACCGGCATGCAGGTCTCGATCCAGGATGACGAGGGCCGCGAGCTCAAGGCCAACCAGAGCGGCGAGATCTGCGTGATCGGGCCCGCGGTGCTCGCCGGCTATTACGACAATCCCGAGGCCAATGCGAAGGCGTTCCGCAACGGCTGGTTCCGCACCGGCGATCTCGGCCACATGGACGAGGAGGGGTTTGTCTACATCACGGGGCGTGCCTCCGACATGTACATCTCCGGCGGCTCCAATATCTATCCGCGCGAGATCGAGGAGAAGATTCTGACGCATCCAGGGGTCGGCGAGGTCGCCGTGCTCGGCGTACCCGATGCGACCTGGGGCGAGGTCGGTGTCGCCGTCTGCGTCGCGCGCGACGGCGAGAAGCCAGTGAGCGAAGCCGAGATGGCGGCATTCCTCTCGCCAAAGGTGCCGCGCTACAAGATGCCGAAGCGGTTCTTCTTCTGGGAGGCGCTGCCGAAATCCGGCTACGGCAAGGTGCCGAAGCGCATGGTGCGCGATGAGCTCGAGGCACGCGGCCTGCTCGATCTCGACAAGATCAAGACGGGCTGA
- a CDS encoding DUF2189 domain-containing protein — protein sequence MATLYRGNVPTMGQTADAAGPVIRTIQLSDLHDALKLGWEDFKAVPSHAIILCVIYPVLGLVIARVAMGYSVLPLLFPLAAGFALIGPFAALGLYELSSRRERYEEASAWDAMEVLRSPSFGAMLGLGTLLLALFVTWVATAQAIYVAAFGYEGVSGISDFVTRVLTTSQGWWLIVIGCGTGFLFALAALCISAVSFPLMLDRHAGALEAMVTSLRVVAKNPVPMAAWGLIVAVLLALGTIPAFLGLAVVIPLLGHATWHLYRKVIVSDPGARPVPPPPPRPRKPAADFPANLFPWRNKTDA from the coding sequence ATGGCCACACTCTACCGGGGCAATGTCCCCACGATGGGCCAGACCGCAGACGCGGCTGGACCGGTGATCCGAACCATCCAACTCTCCGACCTGCACGACGCGCTCAAGCTCGGCTGGGAGGATTTCAAGGCGGTTCCGAGCCACGCCATCATCCTCTGCGTGATCTATCCGGTACTCGGTCTCGTCATCGCGCGCGTGGCCATGGGCTACTCGGTGCTGCCGCTGCTGTTTCCACTGGCCGCCGGCTTTGCCCTGATCGGCCCGTTCGCAGCGCTCGGCCTCTATGAACTCTCCAGCCGGCGTGAACGCTATGAAGAAGCCAGCGCCTGGGACGCCATGGAGGTGCTGCGCTCACCCTCCTTCGGCGCCATGCTCGGCCTCGGCACATTGCTGCTCGCGCTGTTCGTGACCTGGGTCGCGACCGCGCAAGCGATCTATGTCGCGGCATTCGGCTATGAAGGCGTGAGCGGAATCTCGGATTTCGTGACGCGCGTGCTGACGACCTCACAGGGCTGGTGGCTGATCGTGATCGGCTGCGGTACGGGCTTCCTGTTCGCCCTCGCCGCGCTCTGCATCAGCGCGGTGTCATTCCCGCTGATGCTCGACCGCCATGCCGGCGCGCTGGAGGCAATGGTCACCTCGCTCCGCGTCGTCGCCAAGAACCCGGTGCCGATGGCGGCCTGGGGCCTGATCGTGGCGGTGCTGCTGGCGCTCGGCACGATCCCCGCGTTCCTCGGGCTTGCCGTCGTCATCCCCCTGCTCGGCCACGCCACCTGGCATCTCTACCGCAAGGTCATCGTTTCCGACCCCGGTGCGCGTCCGGTGCCGCCTCCGCCGCCGCGTCCGCGCAAGCCGGCGGCCGATTTCCCCGCCAATCTTTTCCCTTGGCGAAATAAGACGGACGCCTGA
- a CDS encoding lytic murein transglycosylase, with protein sequence MIPTISRLALAALALSASIVSVEPVLAAVACGSGNFDAWLADFKTEAAAKGISQQAIAAGLAGVTLDQGVLNRDHSQKVFNQTFEQFSGRMVPPRMTRGSNMMKQYGSVLSRIEQTYGVPGEVLVAIWGLETDFGVNTGKFATIRSLATLAYDCRRAEQFRGELMDALRIVQRGDLAPADMKGAWAGELGQTQFMPSSWMKYAVDFDGNGKRDLMHNAPDVLASTANYLAGYGWQKGKDWQPGSPNFAVLQQWNKSEVYSKTVAYFATQLAHAP encoded by the coding sequence ATGATCCCGACGATTTCTCGTCTCGCTCTCGCAGCCCTCGCCCTCTCAGCCTCAATCGTGTCCGTCGAACCTGTGCTGGCCGCGGTTGCTTGCGGCTCGGGTAATTTCGACGCCTGGCTCGCCGACTTCAAAACCGAGGCCGCGGCCAAGGGCATTTCACAACAGGCCATCGCCGCCGGACTTGCCGGCGTCACGCTCGACCAGGGCGTGCTCAACCGCGACCATTCGCAAAAGGTCTTCAACCAGACCTTCGAACAGTTTTCAGGCCGCATGGTGCCACCGCGGATGACGCGCGGCTCGAACATGATGAAACAGTACGGCTCTGTGCTCTCCCGCATCGAGCAGACCTATGGCGTGCCGGGCGAGGTGCTGGTCGCGATCTGGGGTCTCGAGACCGATTTCGGCGTCAACACCGGCAAGTTCGCGACGATCCGCTCGCTGGCGACGCTCGCCTATGACTGCCGGCGTGCCGAGCAGTTTCGCGGCGAGCTGATGGATGCCCTGCGCATCGTCCAGCGCGGCGATCTTGCGCCAGCCGACATGAAGGGCGCTTGGGCGGGCGAGCTCGGCCAGACCCAGTTCATGCCGTCATCCTGGATGAAATACGCCGTCGATTTCGACGGCAACGGCAAGCGCGACCTCATGCACAACGCACCCGACGTGCTCGCGTCCACGGCCAACTATCTCGCCGGCTATGGCTGGCAGAAGGGTAAGGACTGGCAGCCGGGCAGCCCGAACTTCGCGGTGCTCCAGCAATGGAACAAGAGCGAGGTCTATTCCAAGACAGTCGCCTATTTTGCCACCCAGCTTGCACACGCCCCTTAA
- a CDS encoding DUF3828 domain-containing protein, with translation MLTRRSLIATSLLAAATPAFAQAPAPNDPAAILTAIYTRAAKGKGDGGGAFIIENKAAKAKYLSKALVALWAKADAHTPKGDVGPVDFDPVTNSQEPDVKSFKVDAKKMEADKAVITVTITGHRNDRKPADQVVRYDFVREANWKIDDIKGSSDGEAWSIRKMLVDALKN, from the coding sequence ATGCTCACCCGCCGTAGCCTCATCGCCACCTCCCTCCTCGCCGCCGCCACGCCAGCCTTTGCTCAAGCGCCAGCCCCCAACGATCCCGCGGCCATCCTGACCGCGATCTACACCCGCGCCGCCAAGGGCAAGGGTGACGGTGGCGGCGCCTTCATCATCGAGAACAAGGCGGCCAAGGCAAAATACCTCTCGAAAGCGCTGGTTGCACTGTGGGCCAAGGCGGACGCGCACACGCCCAAAGGCGATGTCGGGCCGGTCGACTTCGATCCCGTCACCAATTCGCAGGAACCGGACGTGAAATCGTTCAAGGTTGACGCGAAGAAGATGGAGGCCGACAAGGCCGTGATCACGGTGACTATCACTGGCCACCGCAACGACCGCAAACCCGCCGACCAGGTTGTGCGTTACGACTTCGTGCGCGAGGCCAACTGGAAGATTGACGACATCAAGGGCTCCTCCGATGGCGAAGCCTGGTCGATCCGAAAGATGCTGGTGGACGCACTGAAGAACTGA
- the trmFO gene encoding methylenetetrahydrofolate--tRNA-(uracil(54)-C(5))-methyltransferase (FADH(2)-oxidizing) TrmFO: MTGPLSNIVHVIGAGLAGSEAAWQVAKSGVPVVLHEMRPDRMTKAHRTGGLAELVCSNSFRSDDAANNAVGLLHAEMRRLDSLIMRAADANQVPAGGALAVDRDGFSAAVTKALNDHPLIKIVRGEITGLPPADWSNVIVATGPLTSAPLADAIRELTDENALAFFDAIAPIVHRESIDMSVAWFQSRYDKVGPGGNGADYINCPMTKEQYDGFVAALIAGEKTEFKEWETNTPYFDGCLPIEVMAERGPETLRYGPMKPVGLTNPHDPATKAYAIVQLRQDNKLGTLYNIVGFQTKLKYGEQQRIFRTIPGLEKAEFARLGGLHRNTFLNSPKLLDGQLRLRAQPRLRFAGQMTGCEGYVESASVGLIAGLYAAADAREETLASPPETTALGSLLGHITGGHIETIEPGTRSFQPMNINFGLFPPLASAPTKKPDGTRLRGNEKTVAKKQAMSALALADLDRWIADHLRIAAAA; encoded by the coding sequence ATGACAGGACCCCTATCCAATATCGTACACGTCATCGGCGCTGGCCTTGCTGGTTCCGAAGCAGCCTGGCAGGTGGCGAAATCGGGCGTGCCCGTGGTGCTGCACGAGATGCGGCCGGACCGCATGACCAAGGCGCACCGCACCGGTGGGCTTGCCGAGCTCGTCTGCTCCAATTCGTTCCGCTCGGACGATGCCGCCAACAATGCGGTCGGCCTTTTGCACGCGGAGATGCGCCGCCTCGACTCGCTGATCATGCGCGCGGCCGATGCCAACCAGGTCCCCGCCGGCGGCGCACTCGCGGTCGATCGCGACGGTTTTTCCGCGGCCGTAACCAAGGCGCTGAACGACCATCCGTTGATCAAGATCGTCCGCGGCGAGATCACAGGCCTGCCGCCAGCCGACTGGAGCAATGTCATCGTTGCGACCGGCCCCCTCACCTCCGCACCGCTCGCCGACGCGATCCGTGAGCTGACCGACGAGAACGCCCTGGCCTTCTTCGATGCCATCGCGCCGATCGTGCATCGCGAATCCATCGACATGTCCGTGGCCTGGTTCCAGTCGCGCTATGACAAGGTTGGCCCCGGCGGCAATGGCGCCGACTACATCAACTGCCCGATGACCAAGGAGCAGTATGACGGCTTCGTCGCGGCGCTGATCGCCGGCGAAAAGACCGAGTTCAAGGAGTGGGAAACCAACACGCCCTATTTCGACGGCTGCCTGCCGATCGAGGTGATGGCGGAGCGCGGCCCCGAGACGCTGCGCTACGGCCCGATGAAGCCGGTCGGCCTCACCAATCCGCACGATCCCGCTACGAAAGCCTATGCCATCGTGCAGCTGCGCCAGGACAACAAGCTCGGCACGCTCTACAACATCGTCGGCTTCCAGACGAAATTGAAATACGGCGAGCAGCAGCGCATCTTCCGCACCATTCCGGGCCTGGAGAAGGCCGAGTTCGCCCGCCTCGGCGGCCTGCATCGCAACACCTTCCTGAATTCGCCAAAGCTGCTTGACGGCCAGTTGCGCCTGCGCGCGCAGCCGCGGCTGCGCTTTGCCGGCCAGATGACGGGCTGCGAGGGCTATGTGGAATCCGCCAGCGTCGGCCTGATCGCCGGCCTCTATGCCGCAGCGGACGCGCGCGAGGAGACGCTGGCGAGCCCGCCCGAAACTACCGCGCTCGGATCCCTGCTCGGCCACATCACCGGCGGCCATATCGAGACTATCGAGCCAGGCACGCGATCGTTCCAGCCGATGAACATCAATTTCGGCCTGTTCCCGCCGCTTGCCAGCGCGCCGACGAAGAAGCCCGACGGCACGCGGCTGCGCGGCAACGAAAAGACAGTGGCCAAGAAGCAGGCGATGAGCGCATTGGCCCTCGCCGA
- a CDS encoding HAD-IA family hydrolase: protein MPHSLAIFDLDGTLVDSFPWFLRTINDVADRFGFRGVRDEDVEGLRHASTREILSRLEVPVWKLPAIARHARRLKGEAAAEISLFAGAEAMLRTLTEGGVQLALVTSDSEANAREKLGDAAALFAHFDCAASVFGKPAKFRRVVRRAGVDRSRVISIGDEVRDIEAARAVGIACGAVCWGYAAPAALRARGPDLVFERIDDIAPALLTRAADVRGPTPA from the coding sequence ATGCCCCACTCCCTCGCTATCTTCGATCTCGACGGCACGCTCGTCGACAGCTTCCCCTGGTTCTTGCGCACCATCAACGACGTCGCCGATCGCTTCGGCTTTCGGGGCGTGAGGGATGAGGATGTCGAGGGGCTGCGGCATGCGTCGACGCGTGAGATCCTCAGCCGGCTCGAGGTGCCCGTGTGGAAGCTGCCGGCGATCGCGCGGCATGCGCGGCGGCTGAAGGGGGAAGCGGCGGCGGAGATTTCGCTGTTCGCGGGCGCCGAGGCGATGTTGCGGACGCTGACTGAGGGCGGCGTGCAGCTCGCGCTGGTGACGTCGGACAGCGAAGCCAACGCGCGCGAGAAACTTGGCGACGCCGCCGCCCTGTTCGCGCATTTCGACTGCGCGGCCTCGGTGTTCGGCAAGCCCGCGAAATTCCGCCGTGTCGTCCGCCGCGCCGGGGTGGACCGAAGCCGCGTGATTTCGATCGGCGATGAGGTCCGCGACATTGAGGCGGCGCGGGCTGTTGGCATTGCCTGCGGCGCCGTGTGCTGGGGCTATGCGGCGCCGGCGGCGCTGCGGGCGCGCGGACCCGATCTCGTCTTCGAGCGCATCGACGACATCGCGCCGGCCTTGCTCACCCGCGCCGCGGACGTGCGGGGTCCGACGCCGGCCTAG